A DNA window from Rhizobium jaguaris contains the following coding sequences:
- a CDS encoding Gfo/Idh/MocA family protein, producing MTFDPKSLRQWWPKPPMPRPIVILGAGSIVDDAHLPAYNKAGFPVAGLYDPNGEKAKTLADQWGIRAFASEAEALAVEDAIFDLATPPAAHAGILAKLPRGSFALIQKPMGSDLAAATEILRVCRERDIKAAVNFQLRFAPMMLALYDAVEKGYLGEVVDFDAWLALATPWGLWPFLKGLPRIEIAMHSIHYLDFIRGLLGNPKGVHAKTIGHPNHEVAQTRTAAILDYGDKVRCVLSVNHDHDFGRKFQACEFRISGTKGAAYIKLGVNLDYPRGEPDELWIRPADGSDWVEVKLEGAWFPDAFVNRMANLQRFASGEDKTLVGSVEDAWQTMALVEAAYQSSAAPATPIAKLPKA from the coding sequence ATGACCTTCGATCCCAAATCCCTGCGCCAATGGTGGCCGAAACCCCCCATGCCGCGCCCGATCGTCATCCTCGGCGCCGGCAGCATCGTCGACGATGCACATCTGCCGGCCTACAACAAGGCAGGTTTCCCGGTCGCTGGCCTCTATGATCCGAACGGTGAAAAGGCAAAGACCCTGGCGGATCAATGGGGCATCCGCGCCTTCGCGTCCGAGGCCGAGGCGCTTGCTGTTGAAGATGCGATTTTCGATCTGGCGACCCCGCCGGCGGCTCATGCCGGTATCCTTGCCAAGCTGCCGCGCGGCTCTTTCGCGCTGATCCAGAAGCCGATGGGCAGCGATCTGGCCGCGGCGACGGAAATTCTGCGGGTGTGCCGCGAACGCGACATCAAGGCGGCCGTCAATTTTCAGCTTCGGTTCGCGCCGATGATGCTGGCGCTCTATGATGCCGTGGAGAAAGGTTACCTCGGCGAGGTCGTCGATTTCGACGCCTGGCTGGCGCTCGCGACGCCCTGGGGGCTCTGGCCATTCCTGAAGGGCCTGCCTCGCATCGAAATTGCCATGCACTCGATCCACTATCTCGACTTCATCCGCGGCCTGCTCGGCAATCCCAAGGGCGTACATGCCAAGACCATCGGCCATCCGAACCACGAGGTGGCACAGACGCGCACCGCCGCCATCCTGGACTATGGCGACAAGGTGCGCTGTGTGCTCTCGGTCAATCACGACCATGATTTCGGCCGCAAGTTCCAGGCTTGCGAATTCCGTATCTCCGGCACTAAGGGCGCGGCCTATATCAAGCTCGGCGTCAATCTCGACTATCCGCGTGGCGAGCCGGACGAACTCTGGATTCGGCCGGCCGACGGCAGCGATTGGGTCGAAGTGAAGCTAGAAGGTGCCTGGTTCCCGGATGCCTTCGTCAACCGCATGGCCAATCTGCAGCGCTTCGCTTCTGGCGAGGACAAGACATTGGTCGGCTCCGTCGAAGATGCCTGGCAGACCATGGCGCTGGTCGAGGCCGCCTATCAGTCGAGCGCTGCTCCCGCGACGCCGATTGCAAAACTTCCAAAGGCTTGA
- a CDS encoding L-rhamnose mutarotase yields the protein MQRMGMVIGLEPAKVEEYKRLHAAVWPEILALISECNITNYSIFLKEPENLLFGYWEYVGTDFAADMAKMAASPKNQEWWSVCMPCQKPLDTRKEGEWWAMMEEVFHLD from the coding sequence ATGCAGCGAATGGGGATGGTGATCGGCCTGGAGCCGGCAAAAGTCGAGGAATACAAGCGCCTGCATGCGGCCGTCTGGCCAGAGATTCTGGCGCTGATCTCCGAGTGCAACATCACCAACTATTCCATCTTCCTGAAAGAGCCGGAAAACCTGCTCTTCGGCTATTGGGAATATGTCGGCACGGATTTCGCCGCGGATATGGCCAAGATGGCTGCGAGCCCGAAAAACCAGGAATGGTGGTCCGTCTGCATGCCCTGCCAGAAGCCGCTCGATACCCGCAAGGAAGGCGAGTGGTGGGCGATGATGGAAGAGGTGTTTCATCTTGACTGA
- a CDS encoding mandelate racemase/muconate lactonizing enzyme family protein, which yields MARIEKIELRMVDLPPKVKRTDAIQSFVSQETPIVTITDSDGAVGTGYSYTIGTGGSSVMRLLSDHLVPLLIGEDADCIEAIWHKMEFATHATTIGAITALALAAVDTALWDLRARKQKLPLWKLAGGAKDRCPLYTTEGGWLHIEKEALVEDALQAKAKGFSGSKVKIGKPHGSEDYDRLSALRLALGAGFEIMTDCNQGFTVDEVIRRAARLRELDLAWIEEPLPADDLDGHIRLTRSTPTPIAVGESIYSIRHFREYMQKGACSIVQVDVARIGGITPWLKVAHAAEAFDIPVCPHFLMELHVSLVCAVPNGRYVEYIPQLDDLTTKGMEIVDGKAIAPAEPGIGIAWDWEAVKARSIGEFTREIHG from the coding sequence ATGGCCCGCATCGAGAAAATTGAACTGCGCATGGTCGATCTGCCGCCGAAGGTGAAGCGGACGGATGCGATCCAGAGCTTCGTCAGCCAAGAGACGCCGATCGTCACCATTACTGATTCCGACGGCGCTGTCGGCACCGGCTACAGCTATACGATCGGCACGGGCGGTTCGTCTGTCATGCGGCTGCTGTCCGATCATCTCGTGCCGCTGCTGATCGGCGAGGATGCCGATTGCATCGAAGCGATCTGGCACAAGATGGAGTTTGCCACGCACGCGACGACGATCGGCGCGATCACAGCCCTCGCGCTCGCTGCCGTCGATACGGCGCTCTGGGACCTGCGTGCCAGGAAGCAGAAACTGCCGCTCTGGAAACTTGCCGGTGGCGCCAAGGATCGTTGTCCGCTTTACACAACAGAAGGCGGCTGGCTGCATATCGAGAAGGAAGCACTGGTCGAGGATGCCCTGCAAGCGAAGGCCAAGGGCTTCTCCGGCTCGAAGGTGAAGATCGGCAAGCCGCACGGATCCGAGGACTACGATCGGCTCTCGGCTTTGCGCCTGGCGCTCGGAGCCGGCTTCGAGATCATGACCGACTGCAACCAGGGCTTTACGGTCGACGAGGTCATCCGCCGTGCTGCGCGGCTGAGAGAGCTGGATCTCGCCTGGATCGAGGAGCCGCTGCCGGCCGACGATCTCGACGGCCATATCCGCCTGACGCGCTCAACGCCGACACCGATCGCGGTCGGCGAATCCATCTACTCGATCCGGCATTTCCGCGAATATATGCAGAAAGGCGCCTGCTCGATCGTTCAGGTGGACGTTGCCCGCATCGGCGGCATCACGCCCTGGCTGAAGGTGGCGCATGCGGCCGAGGCCTTCGATATTCCGGTCTGCCCGCACTTCCTGATGGAACTGCATGTCAGCCTCGTCTGTGCCGTGCCGAACGGCAGATATGTCGAATATATCCCGCAGCTCGACGACCTCACCACCAAGGGCATGGAGATTGTTGACGGCAAGGCCATCGCGCCCGCTGAACCCGGCATCGGCATCGCCTGGGACTGGGAAGCGGTGAAGGCGCGCTCGATCGGTGAATTCACGCGCGAAATTCACGGCTAA